One segment of Salvelinus fontinalis isolate EN_2023a chromosome 12, ASM2944872v1, whole genome shotgun sequence DNA contains the following:
- the LOC129866795 gene encoding CCR4-NOT transcription complex subunit 1 isoform X9, whose translation MNLDSLSLALSQISYLVDNLTKKNYRASQQEIQHIVNRHGPEADRHLLRCLFSHVDFSGDGKSSGKDFHQFLIQECVSLISKPNFISTLCYAIDNPLHYQKSLKPSAHLFTQLSKVLKLSKVQEVIFGLALLNSCNADLRGFAAQFVKQKLPDLLRSYVDADLGVNQEGGFQDIAIEVLHLLLSHLLFGQKGASGVGQEQIDAFLKTLCRDFPQARCPVVLAPLLYPEKRDILMDRILPDSGELAKTMMESSLAEFMQEVGYGFCASLDECRNIILQYGVREVTASQVARVLGMMARTHSGLSDGIPLQSISAPGSGIWSDGKDKSDGSQAHTWNVEVLIDVVKEVNPNLNFKEVTYELDHPGFMIRDSKGLQMVVYGIQRGLGMEVFPVDLIYRPWKHAEGQLSFIQHSLMSPDVFCFADYPCHTVAIDILKAPPEDDNREIATWKSLDLVESLLRLSEVGQYEQVKQLFSFPIKHCPDMLVLALLQISTSWHTLRHELISTLMPIFLGNHPNSAIILHYAWHGQGQSPSIRQLIMHSMAEWYMRGEQYDQAKLSRILDVAQDLKSLSMLLNGTPFAFVIDLAALASRREYLKLDKWLTDKIREHGEPFIQACVTFLKRRCPSIMGGLAPEKDQPKSAQLPPETMATMLGCLQSCAGSVSQELSETILTMVANCSNVMNKARQPPPGVMPKGRAPSTSSLDAISPVQMDPLTAMGSLNLSSSATSHTQSMQGFPTPLGSAFSNPQSPAKAFPPLSNPNPSTPFGGIGSLSSQLGPLGSGIGSGLGMPAVSSDPFGTRKMSTPGLNPTTFQQTDLSQVWPEANQHFSKEIDDEANSYFQRIYNHPPHPTMSVDEVLEMLQRFKDSTIKREREVFNCMLRNLFEEYRFFPQYPDKELHITACLFGGIIEKGLVTYMALGLALRYVLEALRKPFGSKMYYFGIAALDRFKNRLKDYPQYCQHLASIGHFLQFPLTLQECVQYIEYGQQSRDPPVKMQGSITTPGSLALAQAQAQSQPPKAPQSGQPSTLVTTATATTTVAKTTTITRPSPGSFKKDVPPSINTTNIDTLLVATDQTERIVEPPENVQEKIAFIFNNLSQSNMTQKVEELKETVKEEFMPWVSQYLVMKRVSIEPNFHSLYSNFLDTLKNPEFVKMVLNETYRNIKVLLTSDKAAANFSDRSLLKNLGHWLGMITLAKNKPILYTDLEVKSLLLEAYVKGQQELLYVVPFVAKVLESSLRSVIFRPQNPWTMAIMNVLAELHTEHDLKLNLKFEIEVLCKNLSLDINDLKPGTLLKDKDKLKSLEEQLSAPKKEAKPPEEMIPIVSTGIQHFQTGMPLVGDFLPFAAAPSTPAPTTTCSATGPPTPQFSYHDINVYALAGLAPHINININIPLLQAHPQLKQCVRQSIERAVQELVHPVVDRSIKIAMTTCEQIVRKDFALDSEESRMRVAAHHMMRNLTAGMAMITCREPLLMSIATNLKNSFAAALRAPTPQQREMMEEAAARVAQDNCELACCFIQKTAVEKAGPEMDKRLATEFELRKHARQEGRRYCDPVVLTYQAERMPEQIRLKVGGVDPKQLAVYEEFARNVPGFLPSNDLSQPTGFLAQPMKQQAWATDDVAQIYDKCMADLEQHLHAIPPALAMNPQTQALRSLLEAVALARNSRDGIAALGLLQKAVEGLLDATSGADADLLLRYRECHLLVLKALQDGRAYGPLWCNKQITRCLIECRDEYKYNVEAVELLIRNHLVNMQQYDLHLAQSMENGLHYMAVAFAMQLVKLLLVDERSVSHITEADLFHTIETLMRTSAHSRANAPEGLPQLMDVVRSNYEAMIDRAHGGPNFMMHSGISQASEYDDPPGLREKAEYLLREWVNLYHSAAAGRDSTKAFSAFVGQMHQQGILKTDDLITRFFRLCTEMCVEISYRAQAEQQHNPAASAAIIRAKCYHNLDAFVRLIALLVKHSGEATNTVTKINLLNKVLGIVVGVLIQDHDVRQTEFQQLPYHRIFIMLLLELNAPEHVLETINFQTLTAFCNTFHILRPTKAPGFVYAWLELISHRIFIARMLAHTPQQKGWPMYAQLLIDLFKYLAPFLRNVELNKPMQILYKGTLRVLLVLLHDFPEFLCDYHYGFCDVIPPNCIQLRNLILSAFPRNMRLPDPFTPNLKVDMLSEINIAPRILTNFTGVMPSQFKKDLDSYLKTRSPVTFLSELRSNLQVGGATLGPWKYLQHNDTSLEQVSNEPGNRYNIQLINALVLYVGTQAIAHIHNKGSTPSMSTITHSAHMDIFQNLAVDLDTEGRYLFLNAIANQLRYPNSHTHYFSCTMLYLFAEANTEAIQEQITRVLLERLIVNRPHPWGLLITFIELIKNPAFKFWSHDFVHCAPEIEKLFQSVAQCCMGQKQAQQVMEGTGAS comes from the exons ATGAATCTTGACTCGCTCTCGCTGGCTTTGTCTCAAATCAGCTACCTGGTGGACAATTTAACAAAGAAAAACTACAGAGCCAGCCAGCAGGAAATACAGCAT ATTGTGAATCGTCACGGCCCTGAGGCGGACAGGCATTTATTACGCTGTCTCTTCTCCCATGTGGATTTCAGTGGTGATGGTAAAAGCAGTGGCAAAGATTTTCATCAG TTTCTGATCCAGGAGTGTGTTTCACTGATTTCAAAGCCTAATTTTATTTCAACACTTTGCTACGCCATCGACAATCCTTTGCACTACCAGAAG AGTTTGAAGCCGTCGGCCCACTTGTTTACTCAGTTGAGTAAAGTTCTCAAGCTAAGCAAGGTTCAAGAA GTGATATTTGGCCTTGCTTTGCTCAATTCGTGCAACGCAGACCTTCGTGGTTTTG CCGCGCAGTTCGTCAAACAAAAGCTCCCTGATCTCCTCCGCTCGTACGTGGACGCGGACCTTGGCGTTAACCAGGAAGGTGGCTTCCAAGATATTGCCATAGAGGTCCTGCACCTGCTCCTCTCCCATCTTCTGTTTGGCCAGAAGGGAGCCAGTGGCGTCGGACAAGAGCAGATTGACGCTTTCCTCAAGACACTGTGCAGAG atttCCCGCAGGCGCGCTGCCCTGTGGTGCTTGCACCGCTGCTGTACCCTGAAAAACGGGACATTCTGATGGACAGGATTCTGCCAGACTCGGGAGAGTTAGCCAAGACCATGATGGAGAGTTCTCTTGCAGAGTTCATGCAGGAAGTTGGCTATGGCTTTTGTGCTAG TCTTGATGAATGCCGCAACATAATTCTGCAGTATGGGGTGCGAGAGGTTACTGCCAGCCAGGTGGCCAGGGTCCTGGGGATGATGGCTCGTACCCACTCTGGCTTGTCTGATGGAATCCCCCTACAG TCCATCTCTGCTCCGGGCAGTGGCATTTGGAGTGATGGAAAGGACAAAAGTGATGGTTCTCAGGCCCACACTTGGAATGTAGAAGTTCTGATTGACGTAGTCAAAGAAGTT AACCCCAATCTGAACTTCAAAGAGGTGACCTACGAGCTCGATCACCCTGGCTTTATGATCCGGGACAGTAAGGGACTTCAGATGGTGGTGTATGGGATCCAGAGGGGCCTGGGCATGGAGGTGTTCCCTGTCGACCTCATCTACCGGCCCTGGAAGCATGCTGAGGGACAG CTGTCATTCATTCAGCACTCCCTCATGAGCCCAGATGTGTTCTGCTTCGCTGACTACCCCTGCCACACCGTAGCCATCGACATACTGAAGGCGCCACCCGAGGACGATAACAGGGAGATAGCCACCTG GAAGAGCCTGGACCTGGTGGAGAGCCTCCTGCGCCTCTCTGAGGTGGGCCAGTACGAGCAGGTGAAGCAGCTCTTCAGTTTCCCCATCAAGCACTGTCCTGACATGCTGGTGCTGGCGCTGCTGCAGATCAGCACCTCCTGGCACACCCTGCGCCACGAGCTCATCTCCACCCTCATGCCCATCTTCCTGGGCAACCATCCCAACTCTGCCATCATCTTGCACTACGCGTGGCACGGACAGGGCCAGTCCCCCTCTATCCGTCAGCTGATCATGCACTCGATGGCAGAGTGGTAcatgagaggagagcagtacGACCAGGCCAAGCTGTCCCGCATCCTGGATGTGGCCCAGGACTTGAAG tctctttcaATGCTGCTAAATGGTACTCCATTTGCCTTTGTTATTGACCTTGCTGCACTTGCCTCTCGCCGTGAATACCTCAAACTTGACAAATGGCTGACTGACAAAATCCGAGAGCACGGG GAGCCCTTCATCCAGGCATGTGTAACGTTCCTGAAGAGACGCTGTCCCTCTATTATGGGTGGTCTGGCCCCAGAGAAGGACCAGCCCAAAAGCGCCCAGCTCCCCCCGGAAACGATGGCTACCATGCTGGGCTGTCTGCAGTCCTGTGCAGG GAGTGTGTCTCAAGAGCTCTCTGAGACTATCTTGACCATGGTTGCCAACTGTAGCAACGTCATGAACAAAGCCCGCCAGCCACCACCGGGGGTCATGCCAAAGGGACGTGCTCCCAGCACCAGCAGCCTAGACGCCATTTCCCCTGTGCAG ATGGATCCCCTGACAGCCATGGGTTCGCTGAACCTGAGCAGCTCTGCCACCTCTCACACACAGAGCATGCAGGGCTTCCCTACCCCGCTGGGCTCTGCCTTCAGCAACCCCCAGTCCCCAGCTAAGGCCTTCCCTCCACTgtccaaccccaaccccagcacACCATTTGGGGGGATTGGAAGCCTCTCTTCACAGCTAG GTCCGCTGGGATCAGGCATTGGTTCTGGTCTTGGAATGCCAGCGGTGAGCAGCGATCCGTTTGGGACGAGGAAGATGAGCACACCGGGCCTGAATCCGACCACCTTTCAGCAGA CTGACCTATCTCAGGTGTGGCCCGAGGCTAACCAGCACTTTAGTAAGGAGATTGACGATGAGGCTAACAGTTACTTCCAGCGCATCTACAAtcaccccccacaccccaccaTGTCTGTGGATGAG GTGCTGGAGATGTTGCAGAGGTTCAAGGACTCCACCATCAAGCGAGAGCGGGAGGTCTTTAACTGTATGCTGAGGAACTTGTTTGAGGAGTACCGCTTCTTCCCCCAGTACCCTGACAAGGAGCTGCACATCACCGCCTGCCTGTTCGGGGGGATCATCGAGAAGGGTCTTGTCACCTACATGGCCCTTGGGCTGGCCCTCAGATATGTCCTTGAAGCCTTAAGGAAGCCATTTGGATCCAAAATGTATTACTTTGGAATCGCTGCTCTAGATAGATTCAAAAATAG GCTGAAGGACTATCCCCAATATTGTCAGCATTTGGCCTCGATCGGCCACTTTCTGCAATTCCCCCTTACTTTACAAGAG TGTGTGCAGTATATCGAGTATGGCCAACAGTCACGGGATCCTCCAGTGAAGATGCAAGGATCCATCACCACCCCTGGGAGCCTGGCGTTGGCTCAAGCTCAGGCCCAGTCTCAGCCTCCCAAAGCCCCCCAGTCTGGACAGCCCAGCACCCTGGTCACCACAGCTACTGCCACCACCACTGTCGCCAAAACCACTACCATCACACGACCTTCCCCTGGCAGCTTCAAGAAGGATGTGCCG CCCTCCATCAACACCACAAACATTGACACTCTGCTAGTAGCAACAGACCAAACCGAGAGGATTGTGGAACCCCCAGAAAATGTTCAAGAGAAAATTGCTTTCATCTTCAATAACCTTTCACAATCCAACATGACACAGAAG GTTGAGGAGTTAAAGGAAACTGTGAAAGAGGAGTTTATGCCCTGGGTCTCCCAGTATCTGGTCATGAAGAGGGTCAGCATCGAGCCCAACTTCCACAGCCTATACTCCAACTTTCTAGACACTCTGAAGAACCCTGAGTTTGTCAAAATGGTCCTGAATGAAACTTACAGAAACATCAAG GTTCTCCTTACCTCTGATAAGGCAGCTGCAAACTTCTCTGATCGATCCCTACTGAAGAATTTGGGCCACTGGCTTGGCATGATCACTCTGGCAAAAAACAAGCCCATCCTGTACACG gaTTTGGAGGTAAAATCCCTCTTGTTGGAAGCCTATGTCAAGGGGCAGCAGGAGCTACTGTATGTGGTCCCGTTTGTGGCCAAAGTCCTGGAATCCAGTTTGCGTAGTGTG ATCTTCCGACCTCAGAATCCCTGGACCATGGCCATCATGAATGTTCTGGCAGAGTTGCATACGGAACATGATCTGAAG CTGAACTTAAAGTTTGAGATTGAGGTGCTGTGTAAGAACTTATCACTGGACATCAATGACCTGAAGCCTGGCACCCTGCTGAAAGACAAAGACAAGTTGAAGAGTCTGGAGGAGCAGCTCTCTGCACCAAAGAAAGAGGCCAAGCCCCCTGAAGAAATGATCCCTATTGTTAGCACAGGTATCCAGCACTTTCAAACTGGGATGCCCCTTGTCG GAGACTTTCTTCCATTTGCAGCTGCACCATCCACTCCCGCCCCAACCACCACTTGCTCAGCTACTGGGCCCCCTACCCCGCAGTTTAGCTATCATGACATTAATGTGTACGCCCTTGCAGGGCTAGCCCCTCACATCAATATCAACATCAAC ATCCCCTTGCTTCAAGCCCACCCTCAGCTCAAGCAGTGTGTGAGACAGTCCATTGAGCGGGCCGTGCAAGAGCTCGTCCACCCCGTAGTGGACCGCTCCATCAAGATCGCCATGACAACCTGCGAGCAGATCGTCAGGAAGGACTTTGCTCTGGACTCGGAGGAGTCGCGCATGCGTGTGGCAGCTCATCATATGATGCGCAACCTGACTGCCGGCATGGCCATGATCACCTGCCGGGAGCCCCTGCTCATGAGCATCGCCACCAACCTGAAGAACAGCTTTGCCGCTGCCCTCAGG GCCCCCACCCCCCAGCAGAGAGAGATGATGGAGGAGGCTGCTGCCAGGGTCGCCCAGGACAACTGTGAGCTGGCCTGCTGCTTCATCCAGaagactgcagtggagaaggctGGTCCAGAGATGGACAAGAGGCTGGCGACG GAGTTTGAGCTGAGGAAGCATGCCCGTCAGGAGGGCCGTCGCTACTGTGACCCTGTTGTGCTGACCTACCAGGCCGAGCGCATGCCAGAGCAGATCAGACTCAAG GTTGGAGGCGTAGACCCCAAACAGCTGGCAGTGTATGAGGAGTTTGCCCGTAATGTTCCAGGCTTCCTACCCAGCAACGACCTGTCTCAGCCCACAGGATTCCTTGCCCAACCCATGAAG caacaggcaTGGGCCACGGATGACGTGGCTCAGATCTATGACAAGTGCATGGCAGACCTGGAGCAGCACCTCCATGCCATCCCTCCCGCGCTGGCCATGAACCCTCAGACCCAGGCTTTGCGCAGCCTGCTGGAAGCCGTGGCCCTAGCCAGGAACTCCCGGGACGGCATCGCCGCTCTGGGCCTGCTGCAGAAG GCTGTGGAGGGTCTGCTGGATGCTACCAGTGGTGCCGATGCTGACTTGCTTCTGCGGTATAGAGAGTGCCACCTGCTGGTGCTCAAAGCCCTCCAGGACGGCCGGGCATACGGGCCACTGTGGTGCAACAAGCAGATTACCAG GTGCCTGATTGAGTGCCGTGATGAGTACAAGTACAACGTGGAGGCTGTGGAGCTGCTGATCAGAAACCACCTGGTCAACATGCAGCAGTATGACCTGCACCTGGCACAG TCTATGGAGAATGGGCTGCACTACATGGCAGTGGCGTTTGCCATGCAGCTGGTGAAGCTGCTGTTGGTGGATGAGCGCAGTGTGAGCCACATTACCGAGGCAGACTTGTTCCACACTATCGAGACTCTGATGCGAACCAGCGCCCACTCCAGGGCCAACGCACCTGAGGG GCTTCCTCAGCTGATGGACGTGGTCCGTTCCAACTACGAGGCCATGATCGACCGGGCCCACGGAGGACCCAACTTTATGATGCACTCTGGCATCTCCCAGGCATCCGAGTACGACGACCCGCCGGGCCTGAGGGAGAAGGCTGAGTACCTGCTGAGGGAATGGGTCAACCTGTACCATTCTGCAGCCGCCGGCCGGGACAGCACCAAGGCCTTCTCTGCCtttgtgggacag ATGCACCAGCAGGGCATTCTGAAGACCGATGACCTGATCACTCGTTTCTTCCGGCTGTGCACGGAGATGTGTGTGGAGATCAGCTACCGTGCGCAggccgagcagcagcacaacccCGCGGCCAGCGCCGCCATCATCAGGGCCAAGTGTTACCACAACCTGGACGCCTTTGTGCGCCTCATCGCCCTGCTGGTCAAGCACTCCGGAGAGGCCACCAACACTGTCACCAAGATCAACCTACTCAACAAG GTTCTAGGTATTGTGGTTGGAGTGTTGATCCAGGACCATGATGTGAGACAGACTGAGTTCCAGCAGTTGCCTTACCACCGCATCTTCATCATGCTGTTGCTCGAGCTCAATGCCCCCGAGCACGTGCTCGAGACCATCAACTTCCAGACCCTCACCGCCTTCTG CAACACTTTCCACATCCTGAGGCCTACCAAAGCCCCTGGCTTTGTTTACGCTTGGCTGGAGTTGATCTCTCACCGTATCTTCATCGCCAGGATGCTGGCGCACACCCCACAGCAGAAG GGTTGGCCCATGTATGCGCAACTTCTCATTGATCTGTTCAAGTACCTGGCGCCCTTCCTGAGGAATGTTGAGCTTAACAAACCTATGCAAATCCTCTACAAG GGTACCCTGCGTGTCCTTCTGGTCCTACTGCATGACTTCCCAGAGTTCCTGTGCGACTACCACTACGGCTTCTGCGACGTCATCCCGCCCAACTGCATCCAGCTCCGCAACCTGATTCTGAGTGCCTTCCCACGCAACATGAGGCTTCCAGACCCCTTCACTCCCAATCTGAAG GTTGACATGCTCAGCGAGATCAACATCGCTCCGCGCATCCTCACAAACTTCACCGGAGTGATGCCCTCTCAGTTCAAGAAGGATCTGGACTCGTACCTGAAGACACGCTCCCCCGTCACCTTCCTCTCTGAGCTCCGCAGCAATCTGCAGGTAGGGGGCGCCACTCTGGGTCCCTGGAAGTATTTGCAGCACAACGACACATCTTTAGAACAG GTGTCAAATGAGCCAGGCAACCGTTACAACATCCAGCTGATCAACGCTCTGGTGCTGTATGTGGGAACCCAGGCCATCGCACACATCCACAACAAGGGCAGCACCCCCTCCATGAGCACCATCACTCACTCAGCCCACATGGACATCTTCCAGAACCTGGCTGTGGACCTGGACACTGAGG GGCGTTATCTCTTCCTGAATGCCATTGCCAATCAGCTGCGCTACCCAAACAGCCACACCCATTACTTCAGCTGCACCATGCTGTACCTGTTTGCTGAGGCCAACACTGAGGCAATCCAGGAGCAGATTACCAG GGTTCTTCTGGAGAGGCTGATTGTGAACAGGCCTCATCCCTGGGGACTGCTCATCACCTTCATCGAGCTCATCAAGAATCCCGCCTTCAAGTTCTGGAGCCACGACTTTGTACACTGTGCCCCGGAGATCGAGAA gttgtTCCAGTCAGTGGCTCAGTGCTGCATGGGGCAAAAGCAGGCTCAGCAGGTGATGGAGGGCACTGGTGCCAGTTAG